In a single window of the Fibrobacter sp. UWR2 genome:
- the rsmA gene encoding 16S rRNA (adenine(1518)-N(6)/adenine(1519)-N(6))-dimethyltransferase RsmA, with the protein MDRARRRKFGQNFLDVPTAQMIAGDLPAEAGEHVLEIGPGHGALTEHLLDRAVELTAVEIDEQCVEFLQQKFRGRENFHIVNIDFLKFDLQAFLDAHEKPWVTGNLPYNVSTAIIAGLMPRLHLTKGFMGMVQLEVAERICAAPCSSNYGSLSVLVSAFADTQILRKIGPEHFTPRPNVDSATMLLTPRADALQAPEGYFDFVRAAFTQKRKTLANSFGKAYDKKKIQATIELLDWPMTVRAEELSPEQFLNFYKAFKAEP; encoded by the coding sequence ATGGATAGAGCACGCCGCCGCAAATTTGGCCAGAACTTTCTGGATGTACCTACCGCACAGATGATTGCGGGCGATTTGCCTGCAGAAGCGGGCGAGCACGTTCTGGAAATTGGCCCCGGCCACGGCGCCCTCACGGAGCACCTGCTCGACCGCGCCGTGGAACTCACTGCCGTCGAAATCGACGAGCAGTGCGTCGAATTTCTGCAACAGAAATTCCGGGGTCGCGAGAACTTCCATATCGTAAACATCGACTTCCTGAAATTCGACCTGCAGGCGTTCCTCGATGCGCACGAAAAACCGTGGGTCACGGGCAACCTCCCCTACAACGTGTCGACCGCGATTATCGCAGGCCTCATGCCGCGACTCCACCTCACGAAGGGGTTCATGGGCATGGTCCAGCTCGAAGTCGCCGAACGCATTTGCGCCGCACCCTGCAGTAGCAATTACGGCAGTTTGTCTGTACTCGTATCCGCTTTTGCCGACACGCAGATTCTCCGCAAAATCGGGCCCGAGCACTTTACGCCGCGCCCGAACGTAGACAGCGCCACGATGCTGTTGACTCCGCGGGCCGATGCATTGCAGGCTCCCGAAGGCTATTTCGATTTTGTGCGCGCAGCCTTCACGCAGAAGCGCAAGACGCTCGCCAATTCCTTCGGGAAGGCGTACGACAAAAAGAAAATTCAGGCAACGATTGAACTTTTGGATTGGCCAATGACTGTCCGCGCCGAAGAACTCAGCCCTGAGCAATTTTTAAATTTCTATAAGGCGTTTAAAGCCGAACCATAA
- a CDS encoding DNA-deoxyinosine glycosylase — translation MIGKKNNKAAVRTHVSHEFPPVYDRTSRVLLLGSIPSPKSREVGFYYGHPQNRFWKVLAAVLGEPLPETIPQKKAMLKKHHVALWDVLESCTIVGASDTSIEDAVPNKIGGLVKASHVERIFCTGATAHKLYQKYCAADVGIDAEKLPSTSPANCAVSFEKLVEAYRKIL, via the coding sequence ATGATTGGGAAAAAGAACAACAAAGCTGCGGTTCGCACTCATGTTTCGCACGAATTCCCGCCGGTTTACGACCGTACTTCTCGCGTGCTGCTGCTCGGTTCTATCCCGTCGCCCAAGTCGCGTGAAGTTGGTTTTTATTACGGGCATCCGCAGAACCGCTTCTGGAAGGTGCTCGCTGCAGTCCTCGGCGAACCCCTCCCCGAGACCATCCCGCAAAAGAAGGCCATGCTCAAAAAACACCATGTCGCCCTCTGGGATGTACTGGAAAGCTGCACCATCGTGGGTGCCAGCGACACGAGCATTGAGGATGCCGTCCCGAATAAAATCGGCGGGCTCGTGAAGGCGTCGCATGTGGAGCGCATCTTTTGCACCGGGGCCACCGCCCACAAACTGTACCAGAAATATTGTGCGGCTGATGTCGGCATCGATGCCGAAAAGCTCCCGTCCACATCGCCTGCGAACTGCGCCGTCTCTTTCGAAAAGCTCGTAGAAGCCTATCGCAAAATCCTATAA
- a CDS encoding Rrf2 family transcriptional regulator, with protein MRISTKGRYALRVMIDLARNRKEGFVKLQELSARQQISEKYLEGILGTLVRGKLLEGARGKGGGYRLNVDPEDCSVWQILSLMETSVAPVSCLDDEVNKCSRAKTCVTLPVWKELDTMIRDYLDNVKLDQFVRNTPESEGKVPDDKNWNCGL; from the coding sequence ATGAGGATTTCTACAAAAGGTAGATACGCGTTGCGCGTGATGATTGACCTTGCCCGTAACCGCAAGGAAGGTTTCGTGAAGTTGCAGGAGCTCTCTGCCCGCCAGCAGATTTCGGAAAAGTACCTCGAAGGCATTCTCGGGACGCTCGTGCGCGGCAAGTTGCTCGAAGGCGCCCGCGGCAAGGGCGGCGGCTACCGTCTGAATGTAGATCCCGAAGATTGCAGCGTGTGGCAAATTCTTTCGCTCATGGAAACTTCCGTCGCGCCGGTATCGTGCCTCGACGACGAGGTCAACAAGTGTTCGCGCGCAAAGACGTGCGTCACGCTCCCCGTGTGGAAGGAACTTGACACCATGATTCGCGATTATCTGGACAATGTAAAGCTCGACCAGTTCGTCCGCAATACGCCCGAAAGCGAAGGCAAGGTTCCAGACGACAAAAACTGGAACTGCGGACTTTAA
- a CDS encoding alpha/beta hydrolase gives MNYLIVPGLNNSGPKHWQSFWAKSLPNAVRVEQRSWDKPQKEEWVETLDKAVAGFSSDTILVAHSLGVATTVLWLSEKLAEGNVPAHVKGVFLVSPSDVDNIDIIKSFAPMPLVRLPVPAAVVASDNDEFVTIERSKFFAGAWGASLFRAGALGHINSDSDLKEWEQGRAFLAEFEKSL, from the coding sequence ATGAACTATTTGATTGTACCCGGATTGAACAATTCCGGCCCTAAGCACTGGCAGAGTTTTTGGGCCAAGAGTTTGCCGAATGCGGTCCGCGTGGAACAGCGCAGCTGGGACAAGCCGCAAAAAGAGGAATGGGTCGAAACGCTCGACAAGGCAGTCGCAGGGTTTAGTTCCGACACAATCCTCGTCGCGCACAGCCTGGGCGTTGCAACGACAGTCCTTTGGCTTTCGGAAAAACTTGCAGAAGGGAACGTGCCCGCACATGTCAAGGGAGTTTTCCTCGTTTCGCCAAGCGACGTAGACAACATCGACATCATCAAGTCGTTTGCACCGATGCCGCTCGTGAGGTTGCCCGTGCCAGCCGCCGTAGTGGCAAGCGACAACGACGAGTTTGTCACGATAGAGCGCTCGAAGTTTTTCGCAGGCGCATGGGGCGCTAGTTTGTTCAGAGCAGGCGCACTCGGGCACATCAATTCCGACTCCGACTTGAAGGAATGGGAACAGGGCCGCGCATTCCTGGCGGAATTCGAAAAGAGCCTTTAA
- a CDS encoding LysR family transcriptional regulator, with translation MTLQQLRYAIGIAETGSFNKAAEKLYISQPSLTAAIRDLEDEMNILIFNRTSRGVTLTNEGEEFIAYARELYHHYEIVMDKYGKSGKRKKKFAVSTQHYSFAVKSFVETVKLFDTDKYEFAIRETRTREVIEDVASFKSDIGILYLSDFNRKVIQSLLNARDLAFHKLIECKAYVYLWKGHPLAKQPFITFEQLADYPCLSFEQGDNSSFYFAEEILSTSEYNRTIKANDRATMLNLMIGLNGYTLCSGIICEELNGSDYLAVPFKDKSAEAHRVMEIGYISKRNMLLGLAGERYVEELQKYLAKCERAE, from the coding sequence ATGACTCTACAGCAACTACGTTACGCCATCGGAATCGCAGAGACCGGCTCCTTCAACAAGGCCGCCGAGAAGCTTTACATATCGCAGCCGTCGCTCACGGCAGCCATCCGCGACCTCGAAGACGAGATGAACATCCTCATCTTCAACCGCACCAGTCGCGGCGTGACCCTCACCAACGAGGGCGAGGAATTTATCGCGTATGCGCGCGAACTGTACCACCATTACGAAATCGTCATGGATAAGTACGGCAAGTCGGGCAAGCGCAAAAAGAAGTTCGCCGTCTCCACGCAGCACTACTCCTTCGCCGTCAAGAGCTTTGTCGAGACCGTCAAGCTGTTCGATACCGACAAGTACGAGTTTGCCATCCGCGAAACCCGTACCAGGGAAGTCATCGAAGATGTAGCCTCTTTCAAGAGCGATATCGGCATCCTCTACCTGAGCGATTTCAACCGCAAGGTTATCCAGAGCCTCTTGAATGCGCGCGACCTCGCGTTCCACAAGCTTATCGAGTGTAAGGCCTACGTTTACCTGTGGAAGGGCCACCCGCTTGCGAAGCAGCCGTTCATCACGTTTGAACAGCTGGCCGATTACCCGTGCCTCTCCTTTGAACAGGGCGATAACAGCTCGTTCTATTTTGCCGAGGAGATTTTAAGTACAAGCGAATACAACCGCACCATCAAGGCGAACGACCGCGCGACCATGCTGAACCTGATGATCGGCCTCAACGGCTACACGCTCTGCTCGGGCATTATCTGCGAAGAGCTGAACGGCAGTGACTACCTGGCCGTGCCCTTCAAGGACAAGAGCGCCGAGGCCCACCGCGTGATGGAAATCGGTTACATCTCCAAGCGCAACATGCTGCTCGGCCTGGCAGGCGAACGCTACGTAGAGGAACTGCAGAAGTACCTTGCGAAGTGCGAACGCGCGGAGTAG
- a CDS encoding PLP-dependent aspartate aminotransferase family protein: MSTSKYIETKLIHGGIDGDSVTGAVNVPIYQTSTYRQAGLGENTGWEYSRTGNPTRAALEALIADLEGGVAGFAFGSGMAATSTVLSLFKQGDRIIISSNVYGGTFRVLDKVFKNLGIAYSIEDTTDLATLDTKVTPDVKAFFIESPANPLLTVTDLAGVAAIAKKHGILTIVDNTFMTPYLQRPLELGADIVVHSATKYLGGHSDVVAGLAVTNNKEIAEKLAFNQNAVGAVLGPFDSFLLIRGIKTLGVRLDRHTENAERIARYLEQHEAVKRVYYPGLPTAQGYEINKKQAKNGGAMISFELYENYDIKRFFKGLQLISLAESLGGVESLVCHPATMTHASIPKEIREKVGITDGLIRLSVGIEKVDDIILDLNAGINAAKEA, translated from the coding sequence ATGTCAACTTCTAAGTATATCGAAACGAAACTCATTCACGGCGGCATCGATGGCGATAGCGTAACGGGTGCTGTCAATGTACCCATCTACCAGACTTCTACCTACAGGCAGGCGGGTCTCGGCGAAAACACCGGCTGGGAATATTCCCGCACGGGTAACCCCACGCGCGCAGCACTCGAAGCATTGATTGCCGACCTTGAAGGCGGTGTCGCGGGCTTTGCTTTTGGCAGCGGTATGGCGGCGACTTCTACGGTGCTTTCGCTTTTTAAGCAGGGCGATCGCATTATTATCTCGAGCAATGTCTATGGCGGAACCTTCCGCGTTCTGGATAAAGTATTCAAGAACCTCGGCATTGCCTATTCTATCGAAGATACCACCGACTTGGCGACGCTCGATACCAAAGTGACGCCCGATGTAAAGGCCTTCTTTATCGAAAGCCCGGCGAACCCGCTCCTGACCGTGACGGATTTGGCTGGTGTCGCTGCCATCGCCAAGAAGCATGGAATTTTGACCATTGTCGATAACACCTTCATGACTCCGTATTTGCAGCGTCCGCTGGAACTTGGCGCCGACATCGTGGTGCATTCTGCGACCAAGTACTTGGGCGGCCATAGCGATGTGGTGGCTGGCCTTGCAGTGACCAACAATAAAGAAATCGCAGAAAAGCTCGCGTTCAACCAGAATGCCGTGGGCGCGGTGCTTGGCCCCTTCGATTCGTTCCTCCTGATTCGCGGCATCAAGACGCTTGGCGTGCGCCTTGATCGCCATACCGAAAATGCGGAACGCATTGCCCGCTATCTGGAGCAGCATGAAGCCGTGAAGCGTGTTTATTATCCGGGACTCCCGACCGCTCAGGGTTACGAAATCAACAAGAAGCAGGCCAAGAACGGCGGCGCCATGATCTCTTTTGAGCTTTACGAAAACTACGACATCAAGAGATTCTTCAAGGGTTTGCAGCTGATTTCGCTCGCCGAAAGTCTGGGCGGTGTTGAAAGCCTCGTATGCCATCCGGCTACCATGACCCACGCCTCTATTCCGAAGGAAATTCGCGAGAAGGTGGGCATTACCGACGGACTCATTCGTTTGTCTGTAGGTATCGAAAAAGTCGATGACATTATCTTGGATTTGAACGCTGGCATCAACGCCGCGAAGGAAGCGTAA
- a CDS encoding PLP-dependent cysteine synthase family protein — protein MHYYESMQSLIGKTPLVKLTHVGVPEGVNLFVKLELWNPSGSVKDRTGLYMVNDALAKGTLKPDGTIVEATAGNTGLGIAFAALNRGIRVIFVVPTKFSQEKQTLLRALGAELINTPREEGMLGAEKKAEELLTQIPGAVSLRQFRNMANPLAHYETTGPEIYDDLDGHVDYVVAGAGSGGTFSGILKALKERNPNIKGVLADPIGSTMGGGEHGDYNIEGIGNDFIADTMDMSLVDQVVKINDDDAFGGARELAKKEGIFAGSSSGAAFTAAKKLIASGARGNIVFVAPDRGDRYFSKGLYE, from the coding sequence ATGCATTACTACGAATCAATGCAATCTTTAATCGGGAAGACTCCGCTTGTAAAGCTTACGCATGTCGGTGTGCCCGAAGGCGTGAACCTGTTTGTGAAACTTGAACTCTGGAACCCCTCGGGCAGCGTGAAGGACCGTACCGGCCTTTACATGGTGAACGACGCTCTCGCAAAAGGAACGCTCAAGCCGGATGGAACCATCGTCGAGGCGACTGCGGGCAACACCGGCCTTGGCATTGCCTTCGCCGCGCTCAATCGCGGCATCCGTGTGATATTCGTGGTGCCCACCAAGTTCTCGCAAGAAAAACAGACGCTCTTGCGCGCGCTCGGGGCAGAACTCATCAACACCCCGCGCGAAGAAGGCATGCTCGGCGCCGAAAAGAAGGCCGAAGAACTCTTGACGCAAATTCCCGGTGCTGTTTCGCTTAGGCAGTTCCGCAACATGGCCAACCCGCTTGCCCATTACGAAACCACCGGCCCCGAAATTTACGACGACCTGGACGGACACGTAGATTACGTGGTGGCGGGCGCAGGCAGCGGCGGCACCTTCAGCGGCATTCTCAAGGCGCTCAAGGAACGCAACCCGAACATCAAGGGCGTGCTTGCAGACCCTATAGGCTCTACCATGGGCGGCGGCGAACATGGCGACTACAACATTGAAGGAATTGGCAACGACTTTATCGCCGACACCATGGACATGTCGCTCGTGGATCAGGTCGTCAAAATCAATGACGATGACGCCTTCGGTGGCGCCCGCGAACTCGCCAAGAAGGAAGGAATCTTCGCAGGCTCCTCTTCGGGTGCGGCATTCACTGCTGCCAAGAAACTCATCGCCTCGGGCGCCCGCGGAAACATCGTGTTCGTGGCCCCCGACCGCGGCGACCGTTACTTCAGCAAAGGATTGTATGAGTAA
- a CDS encoding RecQ family ATP-dependent DNA helicase: MPDFSKFLFFDLEYNPETKKVREYGYILGEERVRATSPAKLEEAAAKAVYIVGHNVLRHDAPILRQYFSIDFPNVKALDTLMLSSLLFPRKPYHKLRKEYLHNEDDPSDPLEDARLCKKLLEDCIEKWKSYPWQLQYLLFQFLKNEPGFAPFFELVDVPSTLKLRLKIAEIQRWFTSNYEKAICLRQDFQNEWKAYRAEWCFLLTLFHEEGPSDYVPYWVRYQYPHLENILHRRRLVPCGDPQCPYCSEQLSSTKQLKKWFGFDSFRAFNGEKIPLQQQVVESAMRGESLLAVFPTGGGKSMTFQLPALIAGTQVGALTVVISPIVALMKDQVDVLEKRRQIGDAAYINSMLSPAERKDVIEKVNNGEKNILYISPESLRSNTTFNILKHRRVERIVVDEAHCFSGWGHDFRVDYLYLADFLKDLQREKNLESPISVSCFTATAKQSVVDDICGYFKERLNLELVKFISPAKRTNLTYKVIESSESPNERRKQLVNVLREYNGPKIIYASKVKTTESLAEELYNRGFASACYNGKMESEKKMTIQDQFQNGEVDTMVATTAFGMGVDKDNVELVAHYEISSTLENYVQEAGRAGRDPKLQASCVALFNPKDLDTNFQILQQSKLSAQEISSVWKVLKKTAGNQNRIIMSALEIADLCGWTEKESDASVNTTKVKLAILVLEEQGFLKRKRNRTQMYGSSISVDSAEEARERIGSDKIEITNSTENIAYRIIHHIISKRWTRSPECALDELTVNLGLTREQANDGLRLLRALNLLNEEDDWSARLQRKGNDTPRSLLKAASELQEELLKACEGKGVNDRFVLDMTKLNSQLNQRADSIGASTSRRNLFIFRGILRYWAHESVAEIHLVEAGHQVYQIEFLVPPESVKENLKKQWQIFDKTIDALTDMQKEQAHKNGNIVWFSLNSLMRKMYGEKAVGRIEMQKQLEYALLFLHLVGSITLDHGLVVFYTGLVLELNPESKQRNFTPKDFEMLDAHYKHKAEAIHIVGEYAKMMLTDEQMAQQLLDDYFVMDIADFRLKYMQGVAQMDSVSDELKRKIEKVNDEQRKVIKSRKKHILVGAGPGSGKTHLLVHKVASLLWIEEAKPDSILCLTYTRAACRELRKRLFDLAGPLAAKVTITTFHSLAFSILGVQGNKKALENADDVVSKAAELLESGEDVGVGAPGVILVDEFQDLSAGEYRLLRALYDLGEKDPRVIVVGDDDQSIFAFRGSSSQYFQKFADEFPNTEKFYLTTNYRSVAGLVRANAKLLDLMTERVKEGSQQFALKQDKATLAFYEEGDKATAAFAAAEILAKRFSSNSTESYCILTRENAEAFLAAAKLEEKNIPYRLLKGRDKDKCPIEKTREILGFSKILQEDPRVGKFPWSAKEFKRLADDYKSNHKTESSFELLDALVNDFIETETACGEDEITLGDFNQYLSEVSYSDFATKNMGAVSIGTMHSAKGLEWDNVILALGSWALKDADEKIAQENYRLLYVAATRAKKSLTIIGAEKMLPQEWLSHFVKQGKINGVTIPKVLHIETGLSDMALGQYLKKGDSSDVFVEKLQQVLEKESLGTPLSVELHQKNGKYCIKQGSLYWAWFAKDFTGGLVKSLAKNVLVPQKAILSQIVRWTSEDGQETWVPLFRVEFRRK; this comes from the coding sequence ATGCCCGATTTTAGCAAATTCTTATTCTTTGACTTGGAATATAACCCCGAAACGAAGAAAGTTCGGGAGTATGGATATATTTTGGGCGAAGAAAGAGTTCGGGCAACAAGCCCGGCAAAATTGGAAGAGGCTGCTGCAAAGGCGGTCTATATTGTTGGTCATAATGTACTGCGTCACGACGCTCCGATACTCCGACAGTATTTTTCAATTGACTTTCCGAATGTCAAGGCTCTCGATACCTTGATGCTGTCTTCGTTGCTATTTCCGCGCAAGCCGTATCACAAATTGCGCAAGGAATACTTGCACAATGAAGACGACCCGTCGGATCCGCTGGAAGATGCCAGACTCTGCAAAAAATTGCTAGAAGACTGCATCGAAAAATGGAAAAGTTATCCATGGCAACTCCAATATCTTCTCTTTCAGTTTTTGAAAAACGAACCTGGCTTTGCTCCATTTTTTGAACTGGTCGATGTCCCTAGCACGCTAAAGCTGCGCCTTAAAATAGCGGAAATACAGCGCTGGTTCACTTCTAATTACGAAAAAGCAATTTGCTTGCGTCAAGATTTTCAAAATGAATGGAAGGCATACCGTGCAGAATGGTGTTTTCTACTAACATTGTTTCATGAAGAAGGCCCTAGCGATTATGTGCCTTACTGGGTACGTTACCAATACCCCCATCTTGAAAACATTCTACATCGTAGGCGTCTTGTTCCTTGCGGAGACCCCCAATGCCCATACTGTTCCGAACAATTAAGTTCAACGAAACAATTAAAAAAATGGTTTGGCTTCGATAGTTTTCGCGCTTTCAATGGGGAAAAAATTCCTCTTCAACAGCAGGTTGTTGAATCGGCAATGCGCGGAGAATCCCTATTGGCGGTTTTCCCAACAGGTGGCGGAAAATCCATGACTTTCCAGTTGCCAGCCTTAATTGCTGGCACCCAAGTTGGCGCTTTGACTGTCGTGATATCCCCGATTGTCGCCTTGATGAAGGACCAGGTCGACGTTTTGGAAAAACGAAGGCAAATAGGAGATGCCGCCTATATAAACTCCATGCTTTCTCCCGCAGAACGGAAAGACGTTATTGAGAAAGTCAATAATGGCGAAAAGAACATTCTCTACATTTCTCCAGAATCATTGCGCTCAAATACGACGTTCAACATATTGAAACATCGACGTGTGGAACGTATCGTTGTAGATGAAGCACACTGTTTTAGTGGTTGGGGGCACGATTTCAGAGTCGATTACCTTTATTTAGCCGACTTCTTGAAAGACCTGCAAAGGGAAAAGAATCTTGAATCACCAATTTCTGTGAGCTGTTTTACGGCAACGGCAAAACAATCCGTTGTAGATGACATCTGCGGCTACTTCAAAGAGCGCCTAAATCTCGAGTTGGTAAAATTCATTAGCCCAGCAAAACGAACAAATCTGACGTATAAGGTTATTGAATCTTCAGAATCTCCTAACGAGCGACGCAAGCAGCTGGTAAATGTTCTTCGCGAATATAATGGCCCCAAAATCATATATGCATCCAAAGTCAAGACAACAGAATCCTTAGCCGAGGAATTGTACAATCGAGGTTTCGCCAGTGCCTGTTATAACGGCAAAATGGAATCTGAAAAGAAAATGACCATTCAGGATCAATTCCAGAATGGCGAAGTGGATACCATGGTGGCGACAACGGCTTTCGGAATGGGCGTTGACAAGGACAACGTGGAACTGGTCGCTCACTACGAAATTTCTAGTACACTGGAAAATTATGTACAAGAAGCAGGCCGTGCGGGTCGTGATCCAAAATTGCAAGCTAGCTGCGTAGCACTTTTCAATCCTAAAGATCTTGACACGAACTTTCAAATTCTTCAACAATCTAAGCTATCTGCACAAGAGATTTCATCCGTCTGGAAAGTTTTGAAAAAAACAGCTGGCAACCAGAATCGCATAATCATGTCGGCTCTCGAAATTGCCGATTTATGTGGATGGACCGAAAAAGAATCTGACGCAAGTGTCAACACAACCAAAGTCAAGCTTGCCATTCTTGTTTTGGAAGAACAGGGATTCTTGAAGCGTAAGCGGAATAGAACTCAAATGTATGGTTCATCCATTTCGGTTGATTCTGCAGAAGAGGCCCGTGAAAGAATCGGTTCAGACAAGATTGAAATCACTAACTCAACCGAAAATATCGCATATCGCATAATTCATCACATTATCAGCAAACGATGGACCCGTTCTCCGGAATGCGCTCTTGACGAACTTACGGTAAATTTGGGTTTGACACGCGAACAAGCTAATGATGGACTGCGTCTGTTGAGAGCGCTCAATCTTTTGAACGAAGAAGATGACTGGAGCGCTAGATTGCAGAGAAAAGGCAATGACACTCCGCGTTCACTCCTGAAGGCCGCCTCCGAATTGCAAGAAGAACTGTTGAAAGCGTGCGAAGGCAAGGGTGTTAATGACCGATTTGTCTTAGACATGACCAAACTCAATTCCCAGTTGAATCAAAGAGCCGATTCAATTGGAGCTTCTACATCTAGGCGGAATCTTTTCATTTTCCGCGGAATTTTGCGCTATTGGGCTCACGAGAGTGTCGCTGAAATTCATTTGGTAGAAGCGGGGCATCAGGTTTACCAGATAGAATTTCTTGTTCCTCCTGAAAGTGTCAAGGAGAACCTCAAGAAGCAATGGCAGATATTTGACAAGACCATTGATGCATTGACGGATATGCAAAAGGAACAAGCTCATAAAAATGGAAATATCGTCTGGTTCTCCTTAAATAGTTTAATGAGAAAAATGTACGGCGAGAAAGCTGTTGGCCGTATTGAGATGCAAAAGCAACTGGAGTATGCCCTTCTCTTCTTGCACTTAGTTGGATCCATTACACTGGACCATGGCCTTGTCGTTTTCTATACCGGACTTGTCTTGGAATTGAATCCAGAATCAAAACAACGCAATTTTACTCCTAAAGACTTCGAAATGCTTGATGCGCATTATAAGCATAAAGCAGAAGCGATTCATATTGTCGGTGAATATGCCAAGATGATGCTTACCGATGAGCAAATGGCTCAGCAGTTGCTAGATGATTATTTTGTAATGGATATTGCAGATTTCCGTTTGAAATACATGCAGGGCGTTGCCCAAATGGATTCTGTATCCGATGAATTAAAGCGAAAAATTGAAAAAGTCAACGACGAACAGCGTAAGGTCATAAAAAGTCGCAAGAAACACATCCTTGTAGGTGCTGGTCCTGGTTCAGGAAAAACGCACCTGCTTGTTCATAAAGTCGCATCGCTTTTGTGGATTGAAGAAGCAAAACCCGATTCAATCCTGTGCTTGACATACACGCGCGCGGCATGCCGCGAGCTCAGAAAGCGCCTGTTTGATTTGGCTGGGCCATTAGCAGCTAAAGTAACGATTACTACATTCCATTCGCTCGCATTCTCCATACTTGGCGTACAGGGAAATAAAAAAGCGCTTGAAAATGCTGACGACGTTGTTTCAAAGGCCGCCGAACTTCTTGAATCTGGAGAAGACGTTGGCGTAGGTGCCCCCGGTGTTATTCTTGTTGATGAATTTCAGGATTTGTCTGCAGGAGAATACCGCCTATTGCGAGCTCTTTATGATTTAGGAGAAAAAGATCCCCGCGTTATTGTCGTTGGAGACGATGATCAAAGTATTTTTGCTTTCCGTGGAAGTTCTTCTCAGTATTTCCAAAAATTTGCCGATGAATTCCCGAATACCGAAAAATTCTATTTAACGACAAATTACCGCTCTGTCGCCGGACTTGTGCGAGCAAATGCAAAATTGCTTGATTTGATGACAGAACGCGTAAAAGAAGGCTCACAACAGTTTGCGTTAAAACAGGACAAAGCGACGCTAGCATTTTATGAAGAAGGTGATAAAGCTACAGCGGCTTTTGCAGCTGCGGAAATTCTCGCAAAAAGATTTTCATCAAATTCAACAGAGTCCTATTGTATTCTGACGAGAGAAAATGCAGAAGCCTTCTTGGCCGCAGCGAAATTAGAGGAGAAAAATATCCCATATCGCCTTCTTAAAGGGCGAGACAAGGACAAATGTCCCATTGAGAAAACGCGAGAAATTTTAGGATTCAGCAAAATACTCCAGGAAGACCCGCGGGTAGGTAAATTCCCGTGGAGTGCAAAAGAATTTAAACGACTTGCAGATGATTACAAATCGAACCATAAAACAGAAAGTTCTTTTGAGTTGCTGGATGCATTGGTAAACGATTTTATAGAGACCGAAACAGCTTGCGGAGAAGACGAAATTACATTAGGTGATTTCAACCAATATTTGAGCGAAGTGTCGTATAGCGACTTTGCAACGAAAAACATGGGTGCGGTTTCTATAGGGACAATGCATAGCGCAAAAGGACTTGAATGGGATAATGTAATCCTTGCGCTAGGTTCGTGGGCGTTGAAAGATGCCGACGAGAAAATAGCACAAGAAAATTATCGTCTGCTTTACGTCGCTGCGACACGAGCAAAGAAATCGCTAACTATTATTGGCGCTGAAAAAATGCTGCCGCAGGAATGGTTAAGCCATTTTGTCAAGCAAGGTAAAATTAACGGTGTGACCATCCCGAAGGTTCTGCATATTGAAACAGGACTCAGTGACATGGCTTTGGGACAGTATCTGAAAAAAGGTGATTCTAGCGATGTTTTTGTTGAAAAGCTACAACAGGTTTTAGAAAAAGAATCGCTAGGAACACCCCTTTCTGTCGAACTTCATCAAAAAAACGGAAAATACTGCATAAAACAAGGCTCTCTTTATTGGGCTTGGTTTGCAAAGGATTTTACCGGCGGCCTTGTGAAAAGCCTAGCAAAGAACGTCCTGGTTCCGCAAAAGGCAATCCTTTCACAGATTGTTCGTTGGACATCCGAAGACGGGCAGGAAACCTGGGTTCCATTGTTTAGAGTGGAATTCAGGAGAAAATAA